GGGATCGGCGCGTGCTCGGCGTCCGAGTGGCGGTCCGACAGGACGATCAGGCGGGCGCCGTTCTCGATGGCGGCGTCGGCCTCGGTGCAGATCTCCTCGATGCGCGCGGCCAGCGCGTCACCGCCGCCGTGCACCCGGTACAGGCCGGAGAGCGTCGCGGCCTTGAAACCGGGCATGTCGCCGTCGGCGTTGATGTGGATGAGCTTGGCCAGCTCGTCGTTGTCGATCACCGGGAAGGGCAGCAGGACGCTGCGGCAGGAGGCCGCGTTCGGGTCCAGCAGGTTGCCCTGGGGGCCCAGTGCGGAGCGCAGCGAGGTGACGAGCTCCTCGCGGATGGCGTCCAGCGGCGGGTTGGTGACCTGCGCGAACAGCTGCGTGAAGTAGTCGAAGAGCAGCCGCGGGCGGTCCGACAGCGCGGCGATCGGCGAGTCGGTGCCCATCGAGCCGATCGGCTCGGCGCCGGCCTTGGCCATCGGCGCGAGGATGACGCGCAGCTCCTCCTCGGTGTAGCCGAAGGTCTGCTGGCGTCGGGTGACCGAGGCGTGGGTGTGCACGATGTGTTCGCGCTCGGGCAGGTCGGAGAGCTCGATCTCGCCGGCCTCCACCCACTCCGCGTACGGGTTCTCGGCGGCGAGCTCGGCCTTGATCTCGTCGTCCTCGATGATGCGGTGCTCGGCGGTGTCGACGAGGAACATCCGGCCGGGCTGCAGGCGGCCCTTGCGGACGACCTTGGCCGGGTCGATGTCCAGGACGCCGACCTCGGAGCCGAGGACGACGAGGCCGTCGTCGGTGACCCAGTAGCGGCCGGGGCGCAGGCCGTTGCGGTCGAGGACCGCGCCGACCTGGGTGCCGTCGGTGAAGGTGACGCAGGCCGGGCCGTCCCAGGGCTCCATCAGCGTGGAGTGGAACTGGTAGAAGGCGCGCCGGGCCGGGTCCATGGAGTCGTGGTTCTCCCACGCCTCCGGGATCATCATCAGCACGGAGTGCGGCAGGGAACGGCCGCCCAGGTGCAGGAGTTCCAGGACCTCGTCGAAGGAGGCGGAGTCGGAGGCGTCGGGCGTGCAGACCGGGAAGATCCGGTCGATGGCCTTGTCGTCGGACCCGAACAGGTCGGAGACGAGCTGCGACTCGCGGGCCACCATCCAGTTGCGGTTGCCCTTGACGGTGTTGATCTCACCGTTGTGCGCGACGAAGCGGTAGGGGTGGGCCAGCGGCCACGAGGGGAACGTGTTCGTCGAGAACCGGGAGTGCACGAGCGCGATCGCGGAGGCGAAGCGGCGGTCGGACAGGTCCGGGAAGAAGGGCTCCAGCTGGCCGGTGGTCAGCATGCCCTTGTAGACGATGGTCCGCGCGGACAGTGACGGGAAGTACACGCCGGCCTCGCGCTCGGCGCGCTTGCGCAGCACGAAGGCCTTGCGGTCGAGCGCGATGCCCGTGGCGGGCACGGTCGCGCCGTCGCCGACGAAGATCTGGCGGAAGACCGGCATGGTCGACCGGGCGGTGGCACCCAGGAGCTGGGGCGCGACCGGCACCTCGCGCCAGCCGAGGACGGTCAGGCCCTCGTCGGCGGCGATCGTCTCGATCTGCGAGACGGCGGCGGCGGTGGAGTCCTCCGGCAGGAAGGCGATGCCGACGGCGTAGGAACCGGCGTCGGGCAGTTCGAATCCGGCCACCTGACGGAAGAAGGCGTCCGGGACCTGCGACAGGATGCCGGCGCCGTCGCCGGAGTCGGGCTCGGAGCCGGTGGCACCGCGGTGTTCGAGGTTGCGCAGGACGGTCAGAGCCTGCTCGACCAGGGTGTGGGACGCCTCGCCGGTGAGGGTGGCGACGAAGCCGACGCCGCAGGCGTCGTGCTCGTTGCGGGGGTCGTACATACCCTGCGCAGCAGGGCGAGCATCCATGAAGGACCAGTTCTGGCCATTCGCGGAATGCTGGGACGGCTGGCGCGGCGTACGCATCGGCTCTCCCGTCGTCGTCATGGCATATGCAAGTGCCGAGGGACGACGTTGGCCCTCGCGTGATCGCAAAATTTCGTGCAGGTTACATGATGGAGCGGTTCTCGGGAACCGGGATAATCCGTTCCAGCATGCGGACACCGCGGGTTCACGGCGGGATGCCGCGCCAGCAGTGGAAGCTATGGAGGGACCGCACGGAACGATCGGTCAGATCGGTTTCCGTCGGCCCGGGAGCGGGGCAGGCGTCTTCGCCCACCCTGCTGCGGGTGCGCGGCGAGCGTCGTTGCCCGCAGCGCTTACGGCTCATGCCCGGTGGTCGCACATTCGAAACCAGCGAGTAACGGCTACTTATGCGGCCCATCGCATAAATCCGGGCCGCACTATCCTACGGCCGTTCCGAACAAGGTACCCAGGGCGTACGTCACACCGGCCGCCGCGCCTCCCAGGAGCAGCTGCCGCAGCCCGCTGTACCACCAGGTCCGTGCCGTCACCTTGGCGACCACCGCACCGCACAGGAAGAGCCCGAGCAGCGCCAGCAGCACGGCCGGCCACATGCTGCTCGCCCCCAGCAGATAGGGCGCCACGGGAATCAGCGCGCCCAGTGCGAAGGAGCCGAAGCTCGACACGGCGGCCACGGTGGGCGAGGGCAGATCGCCGGGGTCGATGCCCAGCTCCTCCCGGGCGTGGATCTCCAGTGCCTGTTCGGGGTCCTGCGACAGCTGCCGGGCCACCTCGCGGGCCAGTCGCGGCTCGACGCCTCTCGACTCGTAGAGCGCGGCGAGCTCGGCCTCCTCGTCCTTGGGGTGCTTGCGCAGCTGGCGCCGCTCCACGTCCAGCTCGGCCTCGACGAGCTCGCGCTGCGAGGCGACGGAGGTGTACTCACCGGCGGCCATGGAGAAGGCACCGGCGGCCAGGCCCGCGAGCCCGCTGAGGACGACGGTGTGCTGACTGACATTGCCGCCCGCGACACCGGTCATCAGGGCGAGGTTGGAGACGAGGCCGTCCATCGCACCGAACACCGCGGGACGCAGCCAGCCGCCGTTCACGTCCCGGTGCGTGTGGTTGTCCCGGTGCGCCTCGTGCAGCGTCGCCTCGGTCTCGATGATGGCCATGGAAGATCCCCACTCCCCGCTCTTTGGACAAGTTCCAGAGTTTTACAACACCAAAACTACGCCCCGGATTCCGTCGCCGCCAGCAAGGAAAGGCTGGGCTAACCTGCGGTTTTACCGTTTCGCGCTCACTTGATCATCACTGTGCGCAGATGTCGACCGGGTGATGCTGGGGCTCGTGAGGCTCAGCGGAGTCAGCGGAGTGGGACACATGCCGTATGGCATCGATCGCCTGCATCCCCTCCGTCCCGGCGCCCGGGGACGCCGCCGGACTTCGCGAACGGGCCCGCGGCGCGCTGCTGGGCCTGGCCGTCGGTGACGCCCTCGGGGCGCCGGCCGAGAACATGAAGCCCTCCGAGATCCGCGCCCGGTGGGGCCGGATCACCGGGTACGTCGCCGAGAAGCCGGCGGGTACCGACGACACCGAGTACGCGATCTTCTCCGGCCTCCTGCTGTCCCGGCACGGCTCCGCGCTCACCCCGCTCCATGTGGAAGCGGCCTGGCACGAGTGGATCGCCGACCGCGACGAGGGCCCCTTCCGTGGCGCCGGTTTCAGCGAACGCGGCACGCTGGAGAACCTGCGCCGGGGCCTGGCCGCCCCGATCTCCGCCCAGCACCGGCACGCCTGGAGCGACGGTCTGGCCATGCGGGCGGCCCCCTTCGGGGTGTTCGCGGCGGGCCGCCCGGCGGAGGCGGCCCGGCTGGTCGCGATCGACGGTTCGGTGAGCCACGACGGCGAGGGCATCTACGGCGGCCAGGCGGTGGCGGCGGGCGTCGCGGCGGCGATGGCGGGCGCCCCGTCGACCGCGGTCGTGGCCGCGGCCCTCGCGGTCGTACCCGACGACTCCTGGACGGCCCGCAGCCTGCGCCGCGCGGTGGCCGTCGCCCATCGCGGCGAACGCGCGGTCCGCTCCGCGGTCGTCATCGGCGGCTACCCCTGGACCGACCTGGCCCCCGAGGCGGTCGCCCTCGCCTTCGGCGCCTACGCGGCGGCCGACGGCGACTTCGAGCAGTCCGTCCTGACCGCGGTGAACATGGGCCGCGACGCGGACACGACGGCGGCGGTGGCGGGGGCGCTGGCGGGAGCGACGCGGGGCGTGTCGGCGATCCCCGCGGCGTGGGCCGCGGCCATCACCCCGGCCCGCGGGTCATGCCTGCCGGCCATGGCGGGCTACCACGTCCTGGACGTGGCGGACCTGCTGACACCGGCGGAGGTTCTCTCGTGACGACGTACGAAGCGGAAGCCGCCGATGGCGGGATCGCCCCACGGGTGACCAGGACCCCTCGGGTGACGGTCACGGGCGGTGCGCGGGTGGGAGACAGACGGGCCGAAGGCGAAGCCGAGGCCACACGAAGGGCCGAAGGCCTCCTGCTCGGACTGGCCGCAGGCGACGCCGCAGGCTGGCCCGCAGCCCGCCACAGAGCCGCCCGCATGCCCGACTGGACCCGCCGCCTCACCCGCGAACTGGACACCTTCGCCGAACACAACGCCACCACCACCCTCCCGGTCCCCATCGCCCTGAACCAGCCCTCCGAGCCCCTCCGCCTCGGCCCCTCCGACGACGCCGAATGGGCGGCGTTCGCCGCGGAAGCCCTCCTGCGCGCGGGCGACGACACCGTCCTGAACGACCTCAGCCGGGAACGCCGCACCCGCGCCGCGATCGACCTCACCTGGAACACCCTCGCAAGCGAGGTCGCCGCCGCGGCGGACCGCGCCCCC
This is a stretch of genomic DNA from Streptomyces hawaiiensis. It encodes these proteins:
- a CDS encoding ADP-ribosylglycohydrolase family protein, which encodes MASIACIPSVPAPGDAAGLRERARGALLGLAVGDALGAPAENMKPSEIRARWGRITGYVAEKPAGTDDTEYAIFSGLLLSRHGSALTPLHVEAAWHEWIADRDEGPFRGAGFSERGTLENLRRGLAAPISAQHRHAWSDGLAMRAAPFGVFAAGRPAEAARLVAIDGSVSHDGEGIYGGQAVAAGVAAAMAGAPSTAVVAAALAVVPDDSWTARSLRRAVAVAHRGERAVRSAVVIGGYPWTDLAPEAVALAFGAYAAADGDFEQSVLTAVNMGRDADTTAAVAGALAGATRGVSAIPAAWAAAITPARGSCLPAMAGYHVLDVADLLTPAEVLS
- a CDS encoding VIT1/CCC1 transporter family protein, which gives rise to MAIIETEATLHEAHRDNHTHRDVNGGWLRPAVFGAMDGLVSNLALMTGVAGGNVSQHTVVLSGLAGLAAGAFSMAAGEYTSVASQRELVEAELDVERRQLRKHPKDEEAELAALYESRGVEPRLAREVARQLSQDPEQALEIHAREELGIDPGDLPSPTVAAVSSFGSFALGALIPVAPYLLGASSMWPAVLLALLGLFLCGAVVAKVTARTWWYSGLRQLLLGGAAAGVTYALGTLFGTAVG